In the genome of Denticeps clupeoides chromosome 13, fDenClu1.1, whole genome shotgun sequence, one region contains:
- the LOC114802559 gene encoding G-protein coupled receptor 35-like, translating into MNNCTPNITEGVQVFFMAVSIPTCILGFLCNITILVLFFRQWKEWNDMKVYLTNMAFADLCVVLVMPIKMYSYSHTWSLPAESCFVLVSTFYVNTYVSIYIATAISLLRCMAVKYPFRAKSFMSPRKALVVCVLIWLVICSLSAALHITQYPEDPENNQQVRCFQKNREKPLPAHFISIIIVVGYLIPLIIITCCYAQVLYTLSRKGRVQGQTGHAQSINIIGANLVTFIVCFLPFHFGFLFKYVAEEFWPADCHLTQVAHNLVHVALTMSNTNCCLDAISYYFMAKNNRRSVKDLCCVTGVI; encoded by the coding sequence ATGAACAACTGTACTCCAAATATAACTGAGGGAGTCCAAGTGTTCTTCATGGCCGTCTCCATACCCACCTGCATCTTGGGATTCTTGTGCAATATCACCATTCTGGTGCTGTTTTTCCGCCAGTGGAAAGAGTGGAACGACATGAAGGTGTACCTCACCAACATGGCCTTCGCAGACCTATGTGTTGTTCTGGTCATGCCCATCAAGATGTATTCCTACAGCCACACCTGGAGTCTTCCAGCAGAGTCCTGCTTCGTTCTGGTGTCGACTTTTTACGTGAACACGTATGTTAGCATCTATATCGCGACGGCTATTAGCCTCTTACGCTGCATGGCCGTGAAGTATCCCTTCAGGGCCAAATCCTTCATGTCCCCAAGAAAGGcccttgtggtgtgtgtgctgatcTGGTTAGTGATTTGTTCTCTGAGTGCCGCACTCCACATTACTCAGTACCCAGAAGATCCGGAAAACAACCAACAAGTCAGATGCTTCCAGAAGAACAGGGAGAAGCCACTGCCAGCCCAtttcatcagcatcatcattgTCGTCGGCTACCTAATCCCACTCATTATCATCACGTGCTGCTATGCACAGGTGCTGTACACCTTGTCCAGGAAAGGCAGAGTGCAGGGTCAGactggccacgcccagtccaTCAACATCATTGGCGCAAACCTGGTTACTTTTATTGTTTGCTTTTTGCCGTTTCACTTTGGGTTTCTGTTCAAGTATGTGGCCGAGGAATTCTGGCCTGCAGACTGCCACCTCACCCAAGTTGCGCACAACCTTGTCCACGTCGCACTAACCATGTCAAATACAAACTGCTGCTTGGATGCAATAAGCTATTATTTCATGGCCAAGAACAACAGGAGGTCTGTGAAGGACCTCTGCTGCGTCACCGGAGTCATCTGA